A region of the Chrysiogenia bacterium genome:
CTGTCATGGCGATTCTCTTCGCCGCCTTTCATCCGCGAGGCGAAGAATGCGAGGCCCCCGATCTTCCGCCCGAGTCGATCCCCGACGATGCTTCCGAAGAATCTGCCACGATCATTTCGAAGATCGAGAACGCGAAATTGCTGGGCTGGCTTGCCGGCGGCGTGGGCCTGCTGGCGCTGGCGCAGGTGCAGTGGGAGCGCGGCCCGCACCTGGATCTCAACACGATGAATTTTGCGCTCTTCTTCGTGGGCATCGCGCTCCACGGATCTGCCCGCGCGTTCCTCTCCAGCGCGAGCGAGGGAATCCGAACAACCACTGGCATCGTCCTGCAGTTTCCCTTCTATGCCGGCATCATGGGCGTGATGAAGGGCGCGGGTCTGAGCAGCCTTTTTTCTACCTGGATGGCCGGCGCGGCAAGCGCAAAGACCCTGCCGCTGTTCGTCTTCGTCTCGGCGGGCCTGGTCAATCTGTTCATCCCCTCGGGCGGCGGGCAGTGGGGCGTGCAGGGGCCCATCGTGGTCGAAGCCGCCCGTTCACTGGGCGTACCGCTCGAAAAGGTCGTCATGGCCGTGGCCTACGGCGACCAGTGGACCAACCTCGTTCAGCCCTTCTGGGCCCTGCCCCTGCTGGGGGTGACGGGTCTGAAGGCCGGGCAGATCATGGGTTACGCATTCGGCGCGCTGATTTGCACCGGCGTGGTCTATGCGGGCACGCTGTTGATCTTCTAAATAGAGAAGCAAGGAAAGACTCTCATGGCCGAAGCGGCGCGCGCACAGGAACCAGGCACTGCCCAGCCCCTCATCGAACTCAAGGGGCTTACCAAGCGTTTTCCCGTGCGCGGCGGTTTCTGGGGAAAGCCCCAGGAATGGGTGCGCGCGGTCGAAGACGTGAATCTCCAGATTTTTCCGGGCGAGACCCTCGGCCTTGTCGGTGAGTCGGGCTGCGGCAAGTCGACGCTCGGGCGCACGCTGCTCCGGCTGCTCGATCCCACCGCGGGCCAGATCCTCTACAAGGGCCGCGACCTGGCGACGCTTTCGCAGGCGGAAATGCGCCCGCTGCGCCGGGACCTGCAGATCATCTTTCAGGACCCCTACGCCTCACTCAATCCGCGCATGAATGTCGAGCAGCTCGTCGGCGAACCGCTGGCCGTGCACAACCTGCGCCCCAAGAACGAGCGCCGCGACCGGGTGGTCGAGCTGCTCGAGCTGGTCGGCCTTCAGCCCAATGCGCTCACCCGCTATCCCCACGAGTTCTCGGGCGGGCAGCGCCAGCGCGTGGGCATTGCGCGCGCCCTTGCCGTCGAACCCGAGTTCATCGTCTGCGACGAGCCCATCAGTTCGCTCGATGTCTCGATCCAGGCACAGATCGTCAACCTGCTCAGCGAGCTGCAGGAAAAACTCAACCTGACTTATCTCTTTATCGCCCACGACCTGCGCGTGGTGGAGTTCATCTCCCACCGCATCGCGATCATGTACCTCGGGCGCGTCGTCGAGACCGGCCCGGCCACGCAGGTGGTCACCAGCCCGCGCCATCCCTACACCCAGGCGCTGCTTTCGGCGATTCCCGTGCCCGACCCCAGGGTCAAGCGCGAGCGCATCATGCTCGAAGGCGACGTGCCAAGTCCCATCAATCCGCCCAGCGGCTGCGCCTTTCACCCGCGCTGCCAGCACGCGCGCGAGGCCTGCGCTTCGGTCGAGGTGCCGCTCAAGCCCGTCGCCGAGAACCAGCTCTCTGCCTGCGCGTTCTCCGACGAAATTTACGGCAAGTAGATGAGCCCCGCACTTCGACGCCTGGCACTCTGCGCGATGCTCGCGCTGCTTGCTGGCTGCCAGACCAATTCGGTCCGTGTCGATACGCCGGCGCAGAGCGGGACCGGTGAGCACTCTACCGAGGGAACGCTGCCGCGCGGAAAGCTCTCGTTCGAAGGCGGTCCCGAGATCTCCATCGAAATCGCAAGCACCATGGAGAACATCCGGCTGGGGCTCTCCTACCGCGAGTCCCTCTGCGAGAGCTGCGGGCTCTATTTCGTCTTTCCCGGCGAGGACATCCGCACCTTCTGGATGCGGCAGATGCGCTTTCCCATCGACATCATCTGGATCAACCACGGCAAGGTCATCGGCGTCGCCGCCGACACCCGGCCCGAGCCCGGCGTTCCCGAGTCGCAGCTCGCCACTTACAAATCCCCGCAGCCCGTGCGCAACGTGCTGGAAGTCCCCGCGGGATTCGCCGCGCGGCACGGCATCAAGGCCGGAACCAAGGTCAAAGTCTGGGCGGAATAAAAAGGGCGGGTAGACCCCGCCTCTACATGGATTGCGTAGGGGCGGGGTCTACCCGCCCTTTTTGCTTACGAGGCCTGCGCCAGCAGACCGCCACCGGTTGCGCCGCGAATGAATTCGCCGATCTGGACGAGCGCCTGCCGGCCTTCCGGAAGCAGCGGGGCGAAGAACTGCCAGACATGCATCATGTCTTCCCAGCATTCGAGCCGCACATTCACACCGGCGGCGCGGGCCTTGTCGGCAAAACGAACCGCATCGTCAAGCAAGGCTTCCTTGCCGCCGGCCTGGATAAGCAGCGGCGGCAGGCCGTGGAGCTCGGCGTGAAGCGGCGCGGCCAGCGGATGGCGCGGGTCGGCGCCGTCGAGATAGGCCTCGGCGGCACGCAGCAGGGATTCACGGTTGATCATCGGGTCGTGGGCGGCGTTGCGCTCGATGGACTCGGCGGTTCCTTCCAGATCCACCCACGGCGACATCACCGCCGCGGCGGCCGGAAGTGGATCGCCCGCGTCGCGCAGCGCGATCAGCGCTGCCAGCGCCAGCCCGCCGCCCGCCGAATCACCGACCAGCACGATCTCCGAGGGCAGGCTCCCCTGATTCAGCGCCCAGCGATAGGCGGCCACCGCGTCGTCGATGGCGGCGGGGAAGGGGTGCTCGGGCGCGCGGCGGTAGTCGATACCCAGCACGCGGGCATGGGATTCATGCG
Encoded here:
- a CDS encoding alpha/beta hydrolase, whose protein sequence is MASPQLQLVLELLRSRESDRSVEPSIEEMREGLERSASIFPIFPEVAREATDAPGVACEWIAHPSETHDPVILYFHGGAYALGSVATHRHLMARLAHESHARVLGIDYRRAPEHPFPAAIDDAVAAYRWALNQGSLPSEIVLVGDSAGGGLALAALIALRDAGDPLPAAAAVMSPWVDLEGTAESIERNAAHDPMINRESLLRAAEAYLDGADPRHPLAAPLHAELHGLPPLLIQAGGKEALLDDAVRFADKARAAGVNVRLECWEDMMHVWQFFAPLLPEGRQALVQIGEFIRGATGGGLLAQAS
- a CDS encoding DUF192 domain-containing protein, with amino-acid sequence MSPALRRLALCAMLALLAGCQTNSVRVDTPAQSGTGEHSTEGTLPRGKLSFEGGPEISIEIASTMENIRLGLSYRESLCESCGLYFVFPGEDIRTFWMRQMRFPIDIIWINHGKVIGVAADTRPEPGVPESQLATYKSPQPVRNVLEVPAGFAARHGIKAGTKVKVWAE
- a CDS encoding short-chain fatty acid transporter, with amino-acid sequence LGLVGGAMLVREIGRRAEEHGLRVHYPLLGAAGYAGLSVWHGGLSGSAPLLIATPGHFLENEMGVVTLGRTLGSAQNLVTCVLLVAVMAILFAAFHPRGEECEAPDLPPESIPDDASEESATIISKIENAKLLGWLAGGVGLLALAQVQWERGPHLDLNTMNFALFFVGIALHGSARAFLSSASEGIRTTTGIVLQFPFYAGIMGVMKGAGLSSLFSTWMAGAASAKTLPLFVFVSAGLVNLFIPSGGGQWGVQGPIVVEAARSLGVPLEKVVMAVAYGDQWTNLVQPFWALPLLGVTGLKAGQIMGYAFGALICTGVVYAGTLLIF
- a CDS encoding ABC transporter ATP-binding protein, with translation MAEAARAQEPGTAQPLIELKGLTKRFPVRGGFWGKPQEWVRAVEDVNLQIFPGETLGLVGESGCGKSTLGRTLLRLLDPTAGQILYKGRDLATLSQAEMRPLRRDLQIIFQDPYASLNPRMNVEQLVGEPLAVHNLRPKNERRDRVVELLELVGLQPNALTRYPHEFSGGQRQRVGIARALAVEPEFIVCDEPISSLDVSIQAQIVNLLSELQEKLNLTYLFIAHDLRVVEFISHRIAIMYLGRVVETGPATQVVTSPRHPYTQALLSAIPVPDPRVKRERIMLEGDVPSPINPPSGCAFHPRCQHAREACASVEVPLKPVAENQLSACAFSDEIYGK